The DNA window ACGAGGTTTTCCACTGGACATTAAATTATCATTtgataatcataattttttttaatctcaAATCCATATTATTTCGAGATTAcattaatttgaaaaaattaatgtattgtagtttttttcaaaaacatatatatatatatatatatatatatatatatatatatatatgtttttgaaaaaaactacaatacattaattttttcaaattaatgTAATTCCACTGGACATtaaattatcatttaataatcataattttttttatctcaaatcCATATTATTTCGAGATTAcattaatttgaaaaaattaatgtattgtagtttttttcaaaaacatatatatatatatatatatatatatatatatatatatattgtatatcttgaattgtcttcttaaaaattcaaataagagagcccaagaaaattaaaagatatggattcaaaagtttttcaaatggacattaaattaccctcaataaacatgtatacGACACTCAAAAATCAGAAATGTTGACACGAAATGAATGCAATTCGAGATTTCCATAATTTCAAAAGGTTAATGTATCATATAATTCTGTCAAAAGCAtccaatatataatttttgtccAGTTGGATGTCTtacttgaattttaaattataaataatgtaatattgcatattatatttaaaactaattttattctatttatcttactaaatttatCTACTCCAAAATTGAGTTATGAAATGACTCATCTTTTCAGCACTATATCTGAGTTGAATCTTTCTAAGATGTAATGTTCGTTTAAATTTGGTTTTGTTCGTTGTTATGAACTACCTACATATGGAAACAACAAgacattaagtttgaaatctgaTTTTCATgatcgaaaaataaaaaatattatttttctatttgtacaaaattttagttattatatatttactaatgtgataattttcttctGTATTAAAAGTTCACGGATACATGATAGTAAAAAATGTCCCATAATGAAAATGATTAAACCAATTCTAAAGAAAGTACACATTTTATTAGGAGacatattataaaatttattggaattattttggaatatacatagtaaatattaataaaataacttttttgatttatacataatttatttCCAATAgcatatttcatttttctttaggAATAATATACTGTTGTTGATATTCTGAAGATATTTTGTAGATAAAATCACAActcatttggataaagatatttatgaaacaattattgttatcattcaaatgtgtcaaacacGTAACATGTCATAAAATTGTCTTTGAATAAGGATTTAGATgaaattattgtattttttaaaaaagtatttcgtattaattttattgaatttgatttaaaattatttttaatcgcatcttaaaaaataataatgtataacttctcaaaaattaaacaattaaatataTATCAAGGTTAGTGGTAGatatcaatacactaaacacgAAAAGCATCATGTCATTGACACAGGctaacacaatctaaaattctgatatatgatagtgattattagccaaaaaaattaatcgacattcgttgtatttaagaaatttttttaaaattagcgaaaaaatagttttataattatattgtttttcaatttaaatatctatttatttttcattaatttttaataatatcatcccgTGCGATGCACGGGTGAAATACTAGTTACATAAAGAAAAAAGTTTGTTTCATTTGAGATAAGGCGTAAATGAGGATAACAGTTTTGTTTGGTTAAGATAATTTCTTTATCTTAGTTGAGTGATACTGTTACTAATATAAATaatagaattttaaaaatcatatattattattatcaaaattttgataataaataaatatattttaaaaaaatcaatttttttaaataatttattagatTATTTTTGAGGatatgttaaaaaaatatttatattaaagttctAATTAACTTGTATAATAAGAATAACAATTTATGGACAGTCAGTATACTACAAATTCACGAagacattttttaaaatatttggaaaatatattatataaaaaaagttattttattttacattaTGGAGAGCAGTgagaattaaataaataaaattaatacaaaACTCAAAATCATAACTGAAATTAAATGATCAATGAATTAAATGTAGTTTATATTTTCAAGAGACATCATATTAATTTtcgatattaaaaaataaaataaaatatatcatatttaattaaatattattttttttataagtgaATAAATTAAAACTGatgaatattatattttatagcaTATTAATTTTTTGCGAGGATTTTCTAAATAtgacaaaaaatatatttttacattgATAACATAGATAAGCTTCTCTTCAATCAGGGAGCGACGTGTGTTCCTATCCATGTTAAAACAAAAAACGCGGTAACTCAACTATCAGCATTGATTAATGACATATGTTTGGATTCTGTCATATTGGTTGAGATATACAATTACTACGTATGATACTGATTGTTAGATTTAATGATTTTTCATACTCCATCTATTTCGTCGTGCTTATCTTTTAAATGTGGACTATAATTatagtaggtcttttgtgagacgatctcacgaatctttgtCTATAAAACTGGTGaaccatatcgatattcacaataaaaaataatattcttagcataaaaagtaatattttttcatggatgacctaaataaaagttctgtatcacaaaatacgacccataaaaccgtctcacacaagtttttgctttataatAATGGATTAAATTGAATTGGTAATTTACGCTAATTCGGTTTTTTGGCTTCGAAAATATATCCGATATATTTAACTATGTGTTGGAATcgaattataattaatttgttatataattatttacttACACACAAAAAGAGAGAGAATAGATTAATCGTTTTTATAGCGAGAAATAAGAAAAAAGGACACGTTGTTTTTGGTAGAATACATGATACAAGAACAAAGTCACAGTGATCAAGAAAGGTAGACGCAGAATCCCTTCTCAATAATTACAAGCgaacaaatgaaaaaaaaaaacgagtTATATACGTCTagattaaaagaaaaaagaccCTTACAACataaaatgaaataataaaaaatactattattattattattattattattattattattattattattattattattattattattattattattctaacAATTGCATCATGCGAACCTAAATCACGAGAATAATGCACCAACCAAGCCCCAACAGAAACTACCCTTTTGTTGTGGTCCTTCTAAGTTGGAAGACAAATCGAAACTCTTGAGTAAGAACGTACTTTGGCCGAAGAAAGACAAGATTGATTTTGTGAACTGAATTTAGCATCCACAATATGAAATATCGCaacataaaatcttaaaatactTGGCATTTCGCGCTACAGATTATTCGATTAATCGTATtcgtaaaataaaaattatgataATTTTAAGTAATTATTGAACTGAACTGGGGGTGTTTGACATATAGCAACTTTGTAAGTAGATAAATATGGTTAAACAAATTGTAACTAACGAGACTTTATAAATTACTTTTCGAAAAACCCAAATATGTTTTGAgcttatatttatttaatatatcaatattttaaagcaaAATAACGGAACAAATTGCTGAATATAAATCCAAGAAACCAACAATTAACATTACATAAGAAAAGTTTTGCTTGCATGATTCCCACGTTTTATATCTCCTCAAAAAACAACTATTTTAGGAGTTGTGTTCTACAAAACCTCTCAATCTTTCTGTTATGAGACCTCACCATGTTTCTTTCCTCCCATATCCTTCTCTCATACACACCcgaataatcatttaaaaactCTATATAAATGCGCATTTGAGTATTCCATCTCTGTTCTTGTAAGAAAAAAAGGAATTGTTTAATCTAAAAAAAGGCAAAAATAATGGAAGATATTTGTGGTTCTGAGGAGCAGATTGAACTGCCACCGGGTTTTCGTTTCCACCCGACGGACGAAGAGCTTATAACTCATTATCTGTCTGCTAAAGTTCTTGATTTTAGCTTCAGCGCCATTGCCATTGGGCAGGTTGATTTGAACAAGGTGGAGCCTTGGGATTTGCCATGTAAGTGTTGTGATAGTTAATAGATAGATACGTTGATGTTTGTTTTTGCGCGTCGTGTTGATTTTTTATCGTTATTATTTTGGGTTAAAGGGAAGGCGAAAATGGGAGAAAAGGAGTGGTATTTTTTCTGTTTGAAGGATATGAAGTACCCGACCGGATTGAGGACAAATAGAGCCACGGAGTCGGGATACTGGAAGGCCACCGGAAAGGATAAGGAGATCTTTCGAGCGGAGACGTTGGTCGGGATGAAGAAGACTCTGGTTTTCTATGGAGGAAGGGCTCCAAGAGGTGAAAAGAGTGACTGGGTTATGCATGAATATAGACTGGAGGGCAAGAATTCCATGTGCAATCTCCCCAAAAGTGCTAAGGTCCAACCTGCCTCGGTTTTCCCCTGTTTTTTGTATGATTCTTGGTTACTTATGTCTAATATTTCTTCTCTAATTGAAATTTTGCAGAATGAATGGGTGATATGCAGAATCTTCAAGAAGAGTTCTGGTGTGAAGAAGATCCACGTATCCGGTCTCGATCACGGTGCAGACTCACAGTCCTCGGCTTTACCTTCACTGATGGAGATATCTTATGATGAGAACCAGGCAAGGAGATTCTCCGAAGCCCAAATGTCGAACTTGCCTTGCTTCTCCACTCAAACGGAGGATCATTCAAACTTTTCGCCACTTGCATCTCATTTCTCACAAGTATCAACTCCAAAATCTTACATTTCGACTCCATTTCATCACAATATGCATTACCCGGATTCGACCATGATCCAAGATCAGTCGATACTAAAGCTTTTGCTGGAGAATAATGGACCCAGCATGAAGGAACATGCTAAGCCAGGATTCTTACAGGAAAGTGGCAATCTTGAGGTTGGATTCATGCCATTTGAGGACCAAGAATTTGCAGATATGTCAACTTGTTCAATAGACCTTGATTGCTTGTGGAACCATTATTAAGTTTTCAATtagaaattttataaaattgtattagtagaaattattatttcaacttGTTTCTGAATTCGATTATGTGACAAGAGTACATCAAATCCCAACCCTTGGTTCCCACTCAAACAGAGTTATTTTCTTCAATAACTAGATTTTTGGAAGTTTATCGTACTTGTCATACTTTAGTTGTTCTCATTTGTAGATTGACGCGTtcataaacatatacatatatattggaAAACACTCAAATAAAATACATTTAGAGAcagtcatttttaaaaaaatgaagttTGAGCAAAGTTATTTCCTCAAATATCCCAATATTTATCCTATTCAAAGATGAAGATAATGATGCAAAGTTTGGAAGCGgtgaataaatttttaaaataaaaaaaaattaacatttgATGGGGTCAATGAAATTGGTTTCTTCACTCAATAATCCAATCTCATCATATGGGCCCACGGCCCATATCTGTTATCCGCTATACGACAAATAAGCCCACCAAAACAACCAGCTTCGCTTTTCGTTTAGGAGGTTGACCCGCCGTCATTTTCTGCAACGTCAACCATTTAGCGCGTTTCCACGTgctttttattataataataataataataattgaaatcGAAGTTTGTTCATTTTCTGATTCCCCAAGTTGAATTGAAAATGAATTTggtcaataattttaaaaaaaaattgatttctcCAAATGTATTTGAAATACATAGAAAAAACTCAATTTTAAAACTAGTGATTGACTAAGATTAAATAACAAAATACCTCCTAAATTCATGCTTTGAAAAAAAAGATATACACATTTGatttcatataaaatttaaacggCTTCACACCTGTTTTGTAACCATACAAATATTTATGTGAGTggtattataatttattactttATTTTTACGTGTACAGAAAATTCTTGATTTGGTCAGTTATCATGATCACGGTAAGAAAGCCGTGTGATGATTTGGCCGAATTTGAGTTTATATATGTCTTATATGTGATGATTTGGCCGAATTTGATTAATGCGATGATTTTTGTCGAGAGGAAACTCGTTATGGTGATCCAAATTTATTATCGAATGAAAAACTGTAACaataaattcacaaaatatTAGTTAGTGGTCGAagacagtccaacacataatga is part of the Primulina eburnea isolate SZY01 chromosome 1, ASM2296580v1, whole genome shotgun sequence genome and encodes:
- the LOC140809941 gene encoding NAC domain-containing protein 92-like; the protein is MEDICGSEEQIELPPGFRFHPTDEELITHYLSAKVLDFSFSAIAIGQVDLNKVEPWDLPWKAKMGEKEWYFFCLKDMKYPTGLRTNRATESGYWKATGKDKEIFRAETLVGMKKTLVFYGGRAPRGEKSDWVMHEYRLEGKNSMCNLPKSAKNEWVICRIFKKSSGVKKIHVSGLDHGADSQSSALPSLMEISYDENQARRFSEAQMSNLPCFSTQTEDHSNFSPLASHFSQVSTPKSYISTPFHHNMHYPDSTMIQDQSILKLLLENNGPSMKEHAKPGFLQESGNLEVGFMPFEDQEFADMSTCSIDLDCLWNHY